A DNA window from Camelina sativa cultivar DH55 chromosome 17, Cs, whole genome shotgun sequence contains the following coding sequences:
- the LOC104758402 gene encoding LOW QUALITY PROTEIN: protein PYRICULARIA ORYZAE RESISTANCE 21 (The sequence of the model RefSeq protein was modified relative to this genomic sequence to represent the inferred CDS: deleted 1 base in 1 codon), with product MADKMVVMMKLKVDLNCPKCYKKAKKAIRKFPQITDEMFDEKSNTILIKVVCYDPERLMNKLCSKGDGSIKSIVILEPPKPPQPQPQPPQKPKEAPAPAPVQAPAPAPVQALAPTPAPQPMPRWQPYHCGPYYEAQQYQCYGRPVYENWGGGRQCCHEYTNAQGCSIM from the exons ATGGCGGACAAG atggtggtgatgatgaagttaaAAGTGGATCTAAACTGTCCCAAATGCTACAAAAAGGCTAAGAAAGCTATCCGCAAATTCCCTC aaataacagacgaaatgtttgatgagaagtCGAACACGATCCTCATCAAAGTGGTTTGTTACGATCCTGAGAGGCTAATGAACAAACTCTGCTCCAAAGGAGACGGTTCTATCAAGTCCATCGTGATCCTTGAGCCACCCAAACCGCCTCAACCCCAGCCTCAGCCCCCTCAGAAGCCCAAAGAGGCTCCAGCACCAGCTCCTGTTCAGGCTCCGGCTCCTGCTCCTGTTCAGGCTCTGGCACCGACTCCAGCACCTCAGCCGATGCCA CGNTGGCAGCCGTATCATTGTGGGCCGTATTACGAGGCCCAACAGTACCAATGTTACGGAAGGCCCGTTTACGAGAACTGGGGAGGTGGACGACAATGTTGCCACGAATACACGAACGCTCAAGGATGCTCCATCATGTGA